A section of the Malania oleifera isolate guangnan ecotype guangnan chromosome 2, ASM2987363v1, whole genome shotgun sequence genome encodes:
- the LOC131148200 gene encoding uncharacterized protein LOC131148200, with amino-acid sequence MVKTLVDFWNPPYTCFTIDGIDMVPTIEEYTSLLHLMTQRSPYRTYVPDSRISLARELYNLAGVKIQRTVGESKRITWKCLKELLEEERGEEVQIHLFALAIYGLIVFPKELGTIDRSTISFVAQVKNGANPIPGILAETFRSLNKCRSKGQERLKCCVSLLYVWFASHLPSNQGGYRNTFSALRIPLAEFEEAQQNVQWSKANWNEKLHKLRELGLVWQAPWMNHSNMMYRCGNFPWVPLLGPWGGIAYAPLMAKRQVGASQFVPMTHGLADSDFAYEIGDTQNQIRKFMVAWKHVHLIGPGDEIATVQGNYEVWRENRVNPQLKRIPEVVIERVKSPSACMQLKLQGDPCPAEKGDARAEVENQQKEALVSVYRKEIKRQRIRYIQSEEEVVALRKERRRLRAALERKSQMLEDAHTESKKKSLYIQELERQWNEQRSKYNQVLEKMEPCITNVGYWEAKFGLCIKRRHSKMQRLCNHEQILI; translated from the coding sequence ATGGTGAAGACATTGGTGGACTTTTGGAATCCTCCGTACACATGTTTTACGATAGATGGAATCGACATGGTTCCTACAATTGAAGAGTACACCTCGTTACTGCATTTGATGACACAACGATCACCCTACCGTACTTATGTGCCTGATTCTAGGATTTCCTTAGCACGGGAGTTGTATAACCTTGCTGGGGTCAAGATTCAACGAACGGTAGGAGAAAGCAAAAGGATCACTTGGAAATGCTTGAAGGAGTTGTTGGAAGAAGAGAGAGGTGAAGAGGTTCAGATACATTTGTTCGCACTGGCCATATATGGCCTAATTGTATTTCCCAAAGAACTAGGGACCATTGATAGATCCACTATTTCTTTTGTGGCGCAAGTAAAGAATGGGGCTAATCCGATTCCCGGGATTTTGGCAGAAACCTTTCGATCTCTTAACAAGTGTAGGAGCAAGGGTCAGGAACGACTGAAATGTTGTGTATCATTACTCTATGTTTGGTTCGCCAGTCACCTGCCAAGTAACCAAGGGGGGTACCGTAACACCTTTTCAGCTCTTCGAATCCCCTTAGCCGAGTTCGAGGAGGCTCAGCAGAATGTTCAATGGAGCAAGGCTAACTGGaatgaaaaattacacaaactGAGGGAGTTGGGATTAGTTTGGCAAGCGCCATGGATGAACCATTCCAACATGATGTATCGATGTGGAAACTTCCCATGGGTCCCGTTATTAGGTCCATGGGGAGGAATAGCATACGCTCCTTTGATGGCAAAAAGGCAAGTGGGAGCGTCTCAGTTTGTGCCTATGACTCATGGATTAGCCGACTCGGACTTTGCATATGAAATAGGAGACACTCAAAATCAGATTAGAAAGTTCATGGTGGCTTGGAAACATGTGCACCTAATAGGTCCGGGTGATGAAATTGCCACAGTCCAAGGAAATTATGAAGTATGGCGGGAAAACCGAGTAAACCCCCAACTCAAAAGAATCCCAGAAGTCGTTATTGAGCGTGTTAAATCACCAAGCGCATGCATGCAATTGAAGCTACAAGGGGATCCATGCCCAGCAGAAAAAGGAGATGCAAGAGCAGAAGTAGAGAATCAGCAAAAGGAGGCACTAGTCTCTGTCTATCGCAAGGAAATCAAGCGACAGAGGATTCGGTATATacaatcagaagaagaggtcgTGGCTCTAAGGAAGGAAAGACGAAGGCTTCGAGCAGCACTTGAACGGAAATCTCAAATGTTAGAAGATGCCCATACTGAAAGTAAAAAGAAATCACTCTACATACAAGAGCTGGAGAGGCAGTGGAATGAGCAGAGAAGCAAGTATAATCAAGTACTGGAAAAGATGGAGCCGTGCATAACGAATGTGGGCTACTGGGAGGCCAAGTTTGGGCTTTGCATAAAAAGACGACACAGCAAAATGCAGAGATTGTGCAATCATGAGCAGATCTTGATTTAA
- the LOC131148508 gene encoding uncharacterized protein LOC131148508 — protein MGDFSASSSHRSRLDDCHGDALIRHRVDSPQSVLDPLLSSMAGLSFTRHPLQDPRGRKITKKGTRTVEDSIPRGSRRSAIASYDFTPPAPIVVKRRRFTTLIDDDDCGMDDGDATPGVARKLWDLLDKVASESADPKEERQGMN, from the coding sequence ATGGGCGACTTCTCCGCCAGCAGCAGCCACCGTTCCCGCCTCGACGACTGCCACGGCGACGCACTCATCCGCCATCGCGTCGACTCGCCGCAGTCCGTCTTGGACCCCTTGCTCTCTTCCATGGCCGGCCTCAGCTTCACGCGTCATCCTCTCCAAGATCCGCGCGGCCGCAAGATCACCAAGAAAGGAACGCGTACCGTCGAGGACTCAATTCCCCGTGGCTCCCGGCGCAGTGCGATTGCCTCATACGATTTTACTCCGCCGGCCCCGATCGTGGTGAAGAGGCGGCGATTCACGACCCTCATCGATGACGATGACTGCGGAATGGATGACGGAGATGCAACGCCTGGGGTCGCAAGAAAGCTTTGGGACCTCCTTGATAAGGTGGCTTCGGAGAGCGCCGATCCTAAGGAAGAGAGGCAGGGGATGAACTGA